Below is a genomic region from Gopherus flavomarginatus isolate rGopFla2 chromosome 9, rGopFla2.mat.asm, whole genome shotgun sequence.
ttcatcctttgtaatttgacctagtttccacttttttgtaggactcttttttgagtttcagatcattgaaaggttcctggttaagccagggtagtctcttaccatacttcctaGCTTTGTGGCATCCAAGGCCCTAAGTCAGTACATGCCTAACTAAGCATAGGAATAGTCCAACTGGCTTaaacccattgactttaataggactactcacatgtttaatGTTACatttttgctgaattggggtctgAACCCTCCTTTTAGAAGGGTACCAGTGTAATAAATTGTGGCTGTGCATATCCAGGCAATAGGGTAGTTAGTGTGAAGCAAGCCAAgacctaatgaagtcaatgggagttttttcattgacttaaatggatcaGGCTCTACAGCATAAATTCCTTTATCTCGTGCTCAGGTCCTCTCTATGAGCTGCCACTTTGTATCAGGCTGATGCAGTGGCTAGGGCTGGCCACTAGAGGGAGAAATGATCTCAGGCCCTGAGCCCTGGATTCAACCTGCACATCAGCTGTCATGGTCTCTGCTTGGCTCACACACTACTTCCTGTTCTCCTTCGTCAGACAGGTCACCAAAGCTGAAGGGGTGTCTCTAGCTGCCAAGTACGGGTGCTTGTTTTACGAGGTCTCTGCCTGCCTGGAGTTCGAGGCTGTGCAACATGTGTTCCATGAAGCTGCGCGGGAAGTGAGGAGGGAGATGGAGCGGAACCTGCCGGTCCGACCGCTGTTCATCACAGAGGAGAGGCCTTTCCTACACCTTGCTGCCCCAACTGCAGTGGCCTCCAAGCACGGCCTGGCTAGCTGCACACTCAACACTCTCTCCACGGTCAACTACAAAGAGATTCCCTCCGTGGCACAAGCCAAGCTGGTCACGGTGAAATCGTCACGGGCTCAAAGCAAGAGGAAAGCTCCCACGTTGACCTTACTGAAgggctttaaaatattttaagccTTGGCCCCTCCAAGGGGTGGGAAAGGAGCAGCCACTAGATTTCCTGGCATCCCAAGGAACCTTCTCCAACTTCTGCAGTGGCATATTTGACAATCTCCATGGCAGCAGTGGCTTACAGACCATCTTCCGTGATTTACTGACAATGCACTTGGCCTTAGAACTACAGCAAATCACTTTGGTAG
It encodes:
- the RASL12 gene encoding ras-like protein family member 12 isoform X2, translating into MSSMFGKPRATPSTTDRHLPSLLPECNVAILGCRGSGKSEDTYSSEETVDQQPVLMKVMDTADQDVPVNCERYLNWANAFMVVYSIDNKRSFEGCHQYLDTISLHAKGIQHDYPILLLGNKLDLEQYRQVTKAEGVSLAAKYGCLFYEVSACLEFEAVQHVFHEAAREVRREMERNLPVRPLFITEERPFLHLAAPTAVASKHGLASCTLNTLSTVNYKEIPSVAQAKLVTVKSSRAQSKRKAPTLTLLKGFKIF